TCCACCTTCACTCCTCTCCCCAGATCAGCTCAGATCACGTGGGAGACGTAAAGGGATGTAGTGGAGCAAAGACAGCAGCAGGGATGGAGAGTAGATAACAGGAAGGCCTTCCCTTCCCAAAGCTGGACTTGATTTGAGAATGGCTTGGTAACCAGGGGGCTTGGGGTGGTCTCATCCTATAGGGAGCCTAAGAATCCACCCCCAGCCAGGGCCAGACCACGGGGAAGGAAGATCCAGCGCCAATGGTAATAAAGAAGGTAAGTTCTAGAAATCCCAGAGGCcatctgccatcttccccctctggGTGCACAGCTCTGTGGGGCCCCAGAGAAACCTTGAGGGAAGTGCAGAGGGGACTTCTCCGATCACAGGGAGGCAGCAGCGTTGGGTATTTCTTCCATGAGCTTAGTCAGAACCCTTCTTGCTCCCAGCTGAGCTCAGCTGTTCTGGTCCCCAGGGTTTCTCTGTCAGGCCCAGCATGACACCGCactgcccccttccctgccctAGGCCCCATGCCCGCTTATTTTCTCACTCTCCTCTTCCACTGTGGAATCCAGCTCTCAGAGCGGGTACCTGAAACTGggcatctccctcctccctcatccCCACACACTGGAGGATGCCAGAGCAAGAGTTTCTCAAAGATGCCTCCATCCTGTGTCTGCTGCCAGTAGAAGTGCCTATTCCAGACACCCTGCCCAGCACTTTCCATGTGTTAATTGGTTTCATTCTCAGAACAGGCAGGTGCTATAATTATGTTAATTTGTTTCATTCTCAGAACAGGCAGGTGCTATAATTAGCCCCACTTTATATATGGggcaactgaggcacagggcGATTACGTGAGGCAGCCGGGAAGTGGTGCAGCCAGAAACCAGGCCTTCAGCCCCGAGTCCTGCCTCTAACACCCACACCATGCTGCTGTCCTCCAAAAGGGCCATTCTGACCATCcacgcctccctccctccccattctAGCCCGCTCTGACCCCGGGTCCCTCTGGGTGGCTCTGACCCGGGACCTGTCTACTCAGCAAGCCCTGTCCTGGTCTCTCCCGCAGGAGCCCGCAGCAGCCTGTCCACCGTGAGCAGAACCCTGGAGAAGCTGAAGCCAGGGGgaaggggggctggggagggctgaggcaggggctgacgggctgccccctgccctgccctctcttCCCACCCGCTACCCCAATCTCAGAGCCTGCCCGGGTCCAAATCAGAGATGAACCAGGTCCTGGAGATGCCAGACCTGCTTTCACCAAGGCCATTGGAAATGGATTCCCTGTAGTGGGGTGGGGCCTGGACCACGGTGTCTCTGGTTTCAGGCTCTTGACCTGGATTTTCTCTCTGAACTGCAGCTtggctttcttccctttttgatCTACTGTCTGGATCCTCTGGAATTTGGGGCCCAGTGATACCCCAGTCTCTTGCTCCAGCCTGGCCAGGGAAGTGAACCGCAGGCTCACAGGAACCACACCGGGTCTGGACCTGGCCCTGGGCCTCAGGAGCTCACTGGCTGCATAGAGGGCCTGGACCAGACTCCCCTGAATATCAAAAGCTCCAGGCAGCTCCTCAGGAACGGGCCCTGAGCAGCAGTGAACCAGACAGCGGCATAgcctagaaaaacaaaatggtcGCTGCCTTGACAGGAGCCCAGGTGACGCATGGGCCtggaggcttccaggaggaggtgtcTCCTGAGCTGAGCCCTGTGCTGAGACTCTTGGGGTTTGACTCCACTATTTAAGGCTTTTCATGATCTGACTGCAAACAAGACCTCCAgccttccttttctccccaccctctcactGCTCCTGAACCATCGAAACACGTTCCAGCTCCCAAGCCTTGGCCTGTGTTCTCCTGGATGCCCCCCACTCTGCTCCTCTCTGCCTATCAGATCCCCCATCCTTAAAGGCCTCCTTCCAAGTGTCCCCTTAACCACAATGCCCTCCTCATCCTCTTCCACcagcctctgtctccctctttcgACACCCTCCAGGCAGGTTGAAGTCTTCTTTTTCACAAAACAGTTACTAATCCTGTCTAAACCTACTGTCTATTGCCCTTTTCCAGTTACCATCATGgtgcacagtaagtgctcaataaatgttaaatggcTTAAATTTAGTGGAAAAACAATTCCCTAGGCTTTCCCGGGAGAGCCACTTCAAGGCTCCACATGTGCACAGGGTTTGGAGCCAGGCTGTACAGGAAACATTGCTCCTCCCTCCACGCCACTCCTCATACACCTGCGACCTCAGGGGGAAGCAGACCTCTGTGGAGACATCTTCTCCATGTGGCCTCTGTCCTCGTTGGTGAGCAAAAGACAAGCTAGGAAGAGTCTCATTCTTCAAGAATCAGTGCAGATGACACCTCTTCTTGGAAGCCTCCCCTGActtctctgtgctcccacagcCCCAGGGCTCCCCTCCATCACAGCCCCCAGCACTCTGAGTGGCCTCTGTCTATTTAACCCTCACGAGAGTGGGGGCGCTGAGGGCCAG
This sequence is a window from Globicephala melas chromosome 1, mGloMel1.2, whole genome shotgun sequence. Protein-coding genes within it:
- the KNCN gene encoding kinocilin — protein: MDIPISSRDFRCLQLACVALGLVAGSIIIGVSVSKAAAAVGGIFIGAAAVGSLRIHPQPGPDHGEGRSSANGNKEGARSSLSTVSRTLEKLKPGGRGAGEG